One window from the genome of Alkalihalobacillus sp. LMS6 encodes:
- a CDS encoding 2-keto-3-deoxygluconate permease, protein MKIKAFLDRVPGGMMVVPLLLAATINTFFPNALRIGGFTEALFVNSSSALIALFLLIAGTQITFKTAGTSVKKGLTLLSFKWGIGAGVGLLAIILADSNGLFLGLAPIAIIAAMTNSNGGLYIALAGQYGKEDDKAAYPFLALSDGPFLTMVALAIFGTMGFAQGMFSPIDFVAVLLPLLIGIAIGNIDKDMGDFLYKGSDKLVPFFAFSLGMGINFTAIIQGGISGILLGVLTVLLTGGIGYFVFKWIGWNPIVGSAEGSTAGNAVGTPMAIATANASFMPMAEIATVQVAASVVTTAILLPIFIGILARRLEKKTGKPINEINATM, encoded by the coding sequence ATGAAAATCAAAGCTTTTTTGGACCGAGTGCCAGGGGGCATGATGGTTGTGCCACTACTGTTAGCAGCAACAATCAATACATTTTTTCCGAATGCATTAAGAATTGGGGGCTTCACGGAGGCTTTATTCGTAAACAGTTCAAGTGCGCTTATTGCCTTATTTTTATTAATAGCAGGAACGCAAATTACCTTTAAAACAGCTGGAACATCAGTGAAAAAAGGATTAACGTTGCTTTCATTTAAATGGGGGATTGGCGCAGGAGTTGGGTTACTTGCGATTATCCTTGCAGATTCAAATGGTTTATTTCTAGGATTAGCTCCTATTGCAATTATTGCCGCAATGACGAATTCGAATGGCGGACTTTATATAGCTTTGGCAGGTCAGTATGGAAAAGAAGACGATAAAGCGGCCTATCCATTTTTGGCATTAAGTGATGGTCCATTTTTAACAATGGTAGCGTTAGCAATCTTTGGGACGATGGGTTTCGCGCAAGGGATGTTCTCACCAATTGACTTTGTCGCTGTATTGCTTCCGTTATTAATTGGAATTGCAATTGGAAACATTGATAAAGATATGGGTGACTTTTTATATAAAGGTAGCGACAAGCTTGTACCGTTCTTCGCGTTTTCACTCGGTATGGGTATTAACTTTACAGCCATTATTCAAGGTGGCATTAGTGGAATCTTATTAGGTGTATTAACAGTCTTACTTACTGGTGGAATTGGCTATTTTGTGTTTAAATGGATCGGCTGGAATCCAATTGTCGGATCAGCAGAAGGATCTACAGCAGGAAATGCAGTTGGCACACCAATGGCGATTGCAACAGCGAATGCATCTTTTATGCCAATGGCTGAAATTGCTACGGTGCAAGTTGCGGCAAGTGTCGTGACCACCGCTATATTACTCCCGATCTTTATTGGGATTTTAGCACGGCGACTGGAAAAGAAAACAGGTAAGCCTATAAATGAAATAAACGCAACCATGTAG
- a CDS encoding sulfite exporter TauE/SafE family protein, with product MTLLIIIFFAVFIGAFIQGATGLGLGLVITAILPFFLTVKETTLLVLSLLIISGLTVTIKYYKHLKWKDILGFLAVVLIGRFAAFFILSAYGDMDFLKIWLGVVLLLIVVYQLVSAKKMKSLGELTQRKKRMLQVSLGFSSGLIGGVFGLGGPFLVIYFLLFYPTHKFAYIVSVQAVTTVASLFSISVHALNGDFYPTFLTYFLVGVAAVVLGTNLGLRLFENINVKLVKRVTIVLITLSAINIILFA from the coding sequence ATGACACTTCTCATCATTATCTTTTTTGCAGTTTTTATTGGGGCTTTTATACAAGGGGCCACTGGTCTAGGACTAGGTCTCGTGATTACTGCCATTCTTCCCTTTTTCCTTACCGTAAAAGAAACCACGTTGCTCGTCTTATCTCTCTTAATCATTTCCGGCTTAACCGTTACGATTAAATACTACAAACACTTAAAATGGAAAGACATTCTTGGTTTTTTAGCAGTTGTCCTTATTGGTCGCTTCGCTGCATTTTTTATTCTATCTGCATATGGAGACATGGATTTTCTGAAAATATGGCTCGGTGTCGTTCTTTTACTAATTGTCGTTTACCAGCTCGTAAGCGCTAAAAAAATGAAGTCTCTCGGTGAATTAACTCAAAGAAAAAAGCGTATGCTGCAAGTTAGTTTAGGATTTTCTTCTGGATTAATTGGCGGCGTTTTCGGATTAGGAGGACCTTTTCTCGTCATTTATTTCTTACTCTTCTACCCAACGCATAAATTCGCTTATATTGTTAGCGTTCAAGCCGTCACAACTGTTGCCAGTCTTTTTTCTATATCTGTTCATGCACTAAATGGAGATTTCTATCCCACCTTTCTTACATATTTCCTCGTTGGAGTTGCCGCTGTAGTGTTAGGAACAAATTTAGGCTTGCGTTTGTTTGAAAACATCAATGTCAAACTCGTTAAACGAGTTACTATTGTCCTTATTACACTGTCCGCTATTAATATCATCTTGTTTGCTTAG
- a CDS encoding VOC family protein → MKDVTPFLMFQNGDAEEAMNFYTSLIEDSEIKEIARYDENGPGKEGTVIQARFSLNGQEFMCIDSHVRHAFEFTPSLSIFLTCETEKEIDHLYQALLKDGEALMPIDNYGFSKKFGWVNDKYGVSWQLSLPE, encoded by the coding sequence ATGAAAGACGTTACGCCTTTTTTAATGTTTCAAAACGGCGATGCTGAAGAGGCAATGAACTTCTACACATCCCTCATTGAGGATTCTGAGATTAAAGAGATTGCTCGGTATGATGAAAATGGACCAGGAAAAGAAGGAACCGTCATTCAAGCGCGTTTTTCTTTAAATGGACAAGAATTCATGTGTATCGATAGTCACGTTCGCCATGCGTTTGAATTTACGCCTTCCCTTTCAATTTTTCTCACCTGTGAGACAGAGAAAGAAATTGATCATCTTTACCAAGCTTTGTTGAAAGACGGGGAGGCACTCATGCCGATTGACAACTATGGTTTTAGCAAGAAATTCGGTTGGGTCAATGATAAATACGGGGTGTCTTGGCAATTAAGTTTGCCAGAATAG
- a CDS encoding DUF4256 domain-containing protein encodes MQNELSVSETEEILNRLEERFHDNKNRHEGIEWEGVQSTLRSQPSKLWSVNEMEKTGGEPDIVLVDPEQNKYMFIDCSKETPAGRRSTCYDLEALESRKKNKPSHNAVEMAAAMGVTLLTEQQYRTLQQYGEFDLKTSSWIQTPMAIRERGGALFCDYRYGHTFVYHNGASSYYSARGFRAALTIEV; translated from the coding sequence ATGCAAAATGAGCTTTCAGTAAGCGAAACGGAAGAGATTTTAAATCGATTGGAAGAACGCTTTCATGATAATAAGAACCGGCATGAAGGAATAGAATGGGAAGGCGTGCAATCGACATTACGTTCCCAACCAAGTAAGTTATGGTCAGTAAATGAAATGGAGAAAACAGGAGGAGAACCTGATATCGTGCTTGTAGACCCTGAACAAAACAAGTACATGTTTATTGATTGCTCAAAGGAAACCCCAGCCGGTCGCAGGAGCACTTGTTATGATTTAGAAGCACTAGAATCACGTAAAAAGAATAAGCCCTCACACAATGCCGTGGAAATGGCGGCAGCTATGGGGGTTACACTACTCACTGAACAGCAGTATCGTACATTGCAACAGTACGGAGAATTTGATTTAAAAACATCAAGCTGGATTCAAACCCCCATGGCCATTCGCGAACGTGGAGGTGCGCTTTTTTGCGATTATCGATATGGACATACCTTCGTTTATCATAACGGCGCATCCTCTTATTATAGCGCGAGAGGATTTCGTGCCGCACTGACGATAGAAGTATAG
- a CDS encoding sigma-54-dependent transcriptional regulator codes for MFHIHIVAPYSAMVPVLSDCIPLFPSVAITHSVGDLKKGVETALTKEGEGVDLIISRGGTAKLIKKAVSVPVIDIQLSGYDLTRSLTLASKLNEKTAVVGFQNITAGASSIIKLLNLPINVYTVNAASEVAPLLIKLKQAGYNHVLGDVITVNTSQEVGLKGMLLQSGKESVARSIEEAIHLLRTISQQTTINKVMKTLLIDEYRNIVMFDEDDAFIYKHFEDFHDPLDSSEWALLHTSLAIKKEVKETYTKDIGRIQVKGQLIDGHYKVYTFNWLKHGLNITGVIEKSVLNKEPIALSTVSSANRFRMLQHLFRENSHLLLTGEKGTGKSFLSKQLHVLENRDDLYLIIDAEVFELAEIDRIWTVDPKTIVVENVHPAKHEDLVSVCVSKSEQHGNRLIVHSEEKWDEERLEELKMRHVHLPRLADRVEDISDLATYFLSDYHQKYGTRPVRIAEDALHYLEGISYKHHIKSLRQLVKKATLDERDYLLSKEALVQATERTHDEKNDFPIQGTLKEMEKAIIEQVLKEENQNQTQAAKRLGINRATLWRKLKE; via the coding sequence TTGTTCCATATTCATATTGTTGCACCTTATTCTGCGATGGTACCAGTTCTTAGCGACTGTATCCCGCTTTTTCCATCCGTTGCCATTACGCATTCGGTTGGAGATTTAAAGAAGGGTGTTGAAACGGCACTGACAAAAGAAGGGGAAGGTGTCGATCTTATCATTAGTCGAGGCGGGACGGCGAAGTTAATTAAGAAAGCTGTATCTGTACCGGTCATTGATATTCAGCTTTCTGGCTACGACTTGACACGGTCACTAACACTGGCAAGCAAATTAAATGAAAAGACAGCCGTAGTAGGCTTTCAAAATATTACAGCTGGCGCTTCATCCATCATAAAATTATTAAATTTACCAATTAACGTCTATACAGTAAACGCAGCTAGTGAAGTAGCGCCTTTGTTAATAAAGCTAAAACAAGCGGGTTATAATCACGTCTTAGGGGATGTTATTACAGTGAATACATCTCAAGAAGTAGGATTAAAAGGAATGTTGCTGCAATCTGGAAAAGAATCCGTTGCGCGATCCATAGAAGAAGCCATTCATTTGTTGCGCACCATTTCCCAGCAAACAACGATCAATAAAGTGATGAAAACGTTACTAATTGATGAATATCGAAATATTGTTATGTTTGATGAAGATGATGCATTTATTTATAAACACTTTGAAGATTTTCACGACCCATTAGACTCTTCTGAATGGGCGTTGCTTCATACAAGTTTAGCAATAAAAAAAGAAGTAAAAGAAACGTACACAAAAGACATAGGACGAATTCAAGTAAAAGGTCAACTGATTGATGGCCATTACAAAGTTTATACATTCAACTGGTTAAAGCACGGGCTAAATATAACAGGGGTCATTGAAAAATCAGTCTTAAATAAGGAGCCTATTGCGCTTTCAACGGTTTCTTCAGCAAATCGATTTCGGATGTTGCAACATCTTTTTCGGGAAAACTCGCATCTTTTGTTAACTGGTGAAAAAGGCACAGGGAAAAGCTTTTTGTCTAAGCAACTTCATGTTCTTGAAAATAGGGATGACTTATACCTCATCATTGATGCTGAAGTGTTTGAATTAGCAGAGATCGATCGCATTTGGACAGTCGACCCGAAAACGATTGTAGTAGAAAATGTTCATCCTGCTAAACATGAAGATCTCGTATCCGTCTGTGTATCAAAAAGCGAACAACATGGAAACCGTTTAATTGTGCATAGCGAGGAAAAATGGGACGAAGAGCGACTGGAAGAATTAAAGATGAGACATGTCCACTTACCGAGATTAGCAGATCGAGTGGAAGATATTAGCGATTTAGCTACATATTTTTTATCAGACTATCATCAAAAATATGGGACAAGACCAGTAAGAATCGCTGAAGATGCCCTTCATTATTTAGAAGGGATTTCGTACAAACACCACATTAAGAGTTTACGTCAGCTTGTAAAAAAAGCGACATTAGATGAAAGAGACTATTTATTAAGTAAAGAAGCGCTCGTCCAAGCTACTGAACGGACGCATGATGAAAAGAATGATTTCCCCATTCAAGGAACGTTAAAAGAGATGGAGAAAGCGATTATTGAACAAGTGTTAAAAGAAGAAAACCAAAATCAAACCCAGGCAGCAAAGCGATTAGGGATTAATCGGGCCACATTATGGAGAAAACTTAAAGAGTAA
- the pdxA gene encoding 4-hydroxythreonine-4-phosphate dehydrogenase PdxA, with translation MNNVKPIVGITMGDAAGIGPEIIVKALSHSAVYEECRPLVIGDAKIIKKAIRITGVSARLKIVSEPEQAEFSPGTIDIIDLNLLPEDTAFGEVAAVVGDAAYQYLAKAVSLAQEHKINSICTAPLNKEALHKGGHLYPGHTEILATLTNTEDYSMMLTTPNLRVIHLTTHVGLIKAIESITPERTYTVVKLAHETLKNAGIESPRVAVCGINPHAGENGLFGNGEEEEKLLPGIQRAQAEGIHVEGPYPADTLFFRAGRGDFDIVVACYHDQGHAPIKVMGIEEGVNITVGLKGGIIRTSVDHGTAFDIAGKNIADEKSMVVAIQSASELAPIWDETT, from the coding sequence ATGAATAACGTAAAGCCAATCGTTGGGATTACAATGGGTGATGCAGCAGGAATTGGACCAGAAATTATTGTCAAAGCACTTAGTCATAGCGCTGTGTACGAGGAATGCCGTCCTCTTGTAATCGGGGATGCGAAAATCATTAAAAAAGCGATTCGCATTACAGGTGTTTCTGCTAGGCTAAAGATCGTGAGTGAACCTGAGCAAGCTGAGTTCAGTCCTGGCACAATTGACATCATTGATCTAAATTTATTGCCAGAAGACACAGCATTCGGAGAAGTGGCAGCTGTCGTTGGAGATGCGGCGTATCAGTATCTTGCAAAAGCTGTTTCACTTGCGCAAGAGCACAAAATCAATTCGATATGTACAGCTCCACTTAATAAAGAAGCACTCCACAAAGGCGGGCACCTTTATCCGGGTCATACGGAGATTCTTGCTACGTTAACAAACACAGAAGATTACTCGATGATGCTCACAACGCCAAATTTGCGTGTGATTCACTTAACCACTCACGTTGGATTAATTAAAGCGATTGAAAGTATCACACCAGAGCGGACTTATACCGTTGTGAAATTGGCCCATGAGACGTTGAAAAACGCTGGCATTGAAAGCCCGAGAGTAGCGGTTTGCGGCATTAACCCTCATGCGGGGGAAAATGGCCTGTTTGGAAATGGGGAAGAAGAAGAAAAGTTACTTCCTGGTATCCAACGAGCGCAAGCAGAAGGTATCCATGTTGAAGGTCCATATCCAGCCGACACGCTTTTCTTCCGAGCAGGACGCGGCGATTTTGATATCGTTGTTGCGTGTTACCACGATCAAGGTCATGCGCCGATTAAAGTAATGGGAATTGAAGAAGGTGTCAATATTACCGTTGGGTTAAAAGGCGGCATCATTCGTACGTCTGTTGATCACGGTACTGCTTTTGATATTGCTGGAAAGAACATTGCCGATGAAAAAAGTATGGTCGTGGCGATTCAGTCTGCGAGTGAGCTTGCACCTATATGGGATGAAACAACCTAA
- a CDS encoding aspartyl/asparaginyl beta-hydroxylase domain-containing protein, with the protein MASTIIGSIQLNEDRLRKDLEIHKAFPLMKEEYDVFSSGIWQNCSLWNASEDKGDTLFQDHGTDVKLTEYGNALSYIQELVSTHFRFDNLIMVRTRNLIDGMVIPHRDFVELDKPVEQYYRVFVPLETNEDALHSDQEKVFNMRKGEVWHLDAALIHAAANFSNNSRIFLCLDFSFDGPFHPKDIFRNEEEYQPSQMINQLTLSTPDVELEKELPATFATILTDYTFRDVLFLLSKIHFEQQIPIRAGYDWLVEAAQLTGDEKLYEKAQSVRDFLIHNRAFKESLTL; encoded by the coding sequence ATGGCGTCGACGATTATTGGTTCAATTCAGCTAAATGAAGACCGGCTAAGAAAAGATTTAGAAATTCACAAGGCATTTCCGTTGATGAAAGAGGAGTATGATGTCTTTAGTTCAGGAATATGGCAAAATTGCTCTTTGTGGAATGCATCTGAAGACAAGGGAGATACGTTGTTTCAAGACCATGGCACTGACGTAAAACTTACAGAGTATGGGAACGCTTTATCGTATATTCAAGAACTTGTGAGCACACATTTTCGTTTTGATAACCTAATCATGGTGCGCACACGGAACCTTATAGATGGTATGGTCATTCCGCATCGTGACTTTGTAGAACTGGATAAGCCTGTTGAACAGTACTACCGTGTATTTGTACCGCTCGAAACAAACGAGGATGCCTTACATTCAGATCAAGAAAAAGTGTTCAATATGAGGAAAGGGGAAGTATGGCATCTCGATGCAGCACTCATTCATGCAGCTGCAAATTTTTCAAATAACTCGAGAATTTTCTTATGTTTAGACTTTTCTTTTGATGGTCCATTTCATCCAAAAGACATTTTTCGAAATGAAGAAGAGTACCAGCCTTCGCAAATGATCAATCAATTGACATTGTCGACGCCTGATGTAGAACTAGAGAAGGAATTGCCAGCAACATTTGCTACTATTTTGACAGACTACACGTTTCGAGATGTGTTGTTTCTTTTATCAAAAATTCATTTTGAGCAACAGATTCCGATCCGGGCAGGCTACGACTGGCTTGTCGAAGCAGCACAGCTTACAGGCGATGAGAAATTATATGAGAAAGCTCAAAGTGTAAGAGATTTTCTCATCCATAATCGCGCATTCAAAGAAAGTTTGACGTTATAA
- a CDS encoding 3-hydroxybutyrate dehydrogenase translates to MNRTIMITGAASGIGKAMAKRFAQDGDTLLLVDKQPDTLERLVNELETLVYSFALDVTNEQDVKTMFDEIITNHHQLDVLINNAGFQQVHSIEEFPTPIFREMLDVMVLAPFTTMKHAVPIMKEQSSGRIINVASMNGLQGVPLKAGYVSAKHGIVGLTKTVALEVAENGITVNSIAPGVVDTPLLRNQLEDIATQNKVEKSAVLEKVIYPSIPQKRMIQPEEIADVAFYLASKSAQSITGHALVIDGGSTI, encoded by the coding sequence ATGAATCGGACAATCATGATAACAGGAGCTGCAAGCGGAATCGGGAAGGCGATGGCAAAACGTTTTGCGCAAGATGGAGATACATTACTTTTAGTAGATAAACAGCCAGACACGCTAGAACGCTTAGTCAATGAATTAGAGACTCTTGTTTATTCGTTTGCTCTTGACGTGACAAATGAGCAAGATGTAAAAACAATGTTCGATGAGATAATCACAAATCACCATCAATTAGATGTTCTTATTAACAATGCTGGCTTCCAACAAGTTCATTCCATTGAAGAATTTCCTACGCCTATCTTTAGAGAGATGCTAGATGTTATGGTCTTAGCACCTTTTACGACAATGAAACATGCTGTACCTATTATGAAAGAGCAGTCCAGCGGTCGAATTATTAATGTAGCTTCGATGAACGGGTTGCAAGGAGTCCCTTTGAAAGCAGGCTATGTTTCCGCTAAACATGGTATTGTTGGCTTAACAAAAACGGTCGCTCTAGAAGTGGCGGAAAACGGTATAACGGTCAATAGTATTGCTCCGGGAGTTGTCGATACCCCATTGTTGCGGAATCAATTAGAAGATATTGCTACACAGAACAAGGTGGAGAAATCGGCGGTACTCGAGAAAGTTATTTATCCATCCATTCCACAGAAGCGCATGATTCAACCTGAAGAAATTGCTGATGTTGCTTTTTATTTAGCTTCTAAAAGCGCGCAAAGTATAACGGGACATGCATTAGTGATTGATGGGGGATCAACAATTTAA
- a CDS encoding four-carbon acid sugar kinase family protein, whose protein sequence is MNLAIIADDLTGANDSGVQLAKYGLKTAVFFKEDKRYLGDNDAVVFDTDSRAIRSHEAEAAVSSVTKFLLKQGVTTIYKKIDSTMRGNVGAELLGLQKEYKQDFIIVAPGYPTNGRTVVDGHHYLNGRKLSETEIANDPVTPVLESHLPTLLGEQLRTEVGLITTSELRDSSLFHDKLNQFKEDQTVYIVIDSETDKDLQLLLKEVKRTPFKVGLVGSAGLANHLPAHYGLEKKAIDFQITDRKKAILTVVGSVNVQSRKQLHQLLENKKIEAIEVASYKAVSDDKTRQTEIERVYCTAKKLAFEGHDVVLYSAGEKSDIEHARRVGNLHGYTYSETSSEIVHMMGEISARLLKAKLFQGVVMTGGDTAKKICEHWRVTGFQLYDELEVGVPISTFIGVKGLFAITKAGGFGKEHVLIDSIDKLKGEKK, encoded by the coding sequence ATGAATTTAGCAATCATCGCTGACGACTTAACAGGAGCCAACGATAGCGGCGTTCAATTAGCGAAGTATGGATTAAAGACAGCGGTCTTTTTTAAAGAAGATAAGCGTTATCTTGGGGATAACGATGCAGTTGTGTTTGATACAGATAGTCGCGCCATTCGTTCGCATGAAGCAGAAGCAGCTGTGTCGAGCGTGACGAAATTTTTATTGAAACAAGGGGTCACAACCATATACAAAAAAATTGATTCGACCATGCGTGGCAATGTGGGTGCTGAATTACTTGGTCTTCAAAAAGAGTACAAGCAGGACTTTATTATTGTCGCTCCGGGCTATCCAACAAATGGGCGAACGGTGGTTGACGGACACCATTATTTAAACGGAAGAAAATTATCCGAAACAGAAATTGCGAATGACCCAGTTACTCCGGTGTTAGAATCTCATTTGCCAACACTATTAGGCGAACAACTACGTACAGAAGTTGGTCTCATCACAACATCAGAATTACGTGATTCCAGTTTGTTTCACGACAAATTAAATCAGTTTAAGGAAGATCAAACGGTTTATATTGTGATAGATTCAGAAACGGATAAAGACCTTCAACTTCTATTAAAAGAAGTAAAACGTACGCCTTTTAAAGTGGGACTCGTTGGCTCGGCTGGATTAGCGAATCATTTACCAGCACATTATGGCTTAGAAAAAAAAGCAATTGATTTCCAAATCACAGATCGAAAAAAAGCGATTTTAACGGTAGTAGGTAGCGTGAATGTTCAATCGCGAAAGCAGCTACATCAACTGCTAGAGAATAAAAAAATAGAAGCGATTGAAGTCGCATCTTATAAAGCAGTTTCGGATGATAAGACTCGACAAACCGAAATTGAACGTGTTTACTGTACAGCGAAAAAGTTAGCGTTTGAAGGCCATGACGTTGTTCTTTACTCAGCAGGAGAGAAAAGCGATATTGAACATGCGCGTCGGGTCGGCAACTTGCATGGATACACGTATTCGGAAACGAGTAGCGAAATTGTTCACATGATGGGCGAAATTTCAGCAAGACTACTAAAAGCAAAACTCTTTCAAGGCGTGGTCATGACCGGCGGAGATACCGCGAAGAAAATTTGTGAGCACTGGCGAGTGACGGGATTCCAACTATACGATGAGCTTGAAGTAGGCGTACCAATCTCCACGTTTATAGGTGTAAAAGGCCTGTTCGCCATAACAAAAGCAGGTGGATTTGGAAAAGAGCATGTTTTAATTGATTCAATTGATAAGTTAAAGGGTGAGAAAAAATGA
- a CDS encoding YitT family protein, producing the protein MKQVSELRSYSLIILGTFIVALAFNLFMLPASLAAGGVSGISIILNDMYGFTPAIVQLVINVPLFFVGYAILGKSFSAKTLVGTFILPVFIWLTSFKTFSVTDPFLASVYGGILFGVGLGLVFKGNGSTGGTTIISQIMRKYFNVSSGFAQLIIDGVIVVAAMIVFNLELALYAMVALFIGSKVIDFVLLRSTNSKLVLIITEHDQFVTDMIYNEIDRGVTKVWSEGGYSKTRKSLLFTVVDQAEAVYLKELIQAQDANSFVVFLSASEIIGKGFSLPKS; encoded by the coding sequence ATGAAACAAGTTTCTGAATTAAGGTCTTATTCTTTAATCATTCTAGGCACATTTATTGTTGCACTAGCTTTTAACCTATTTATGCTTCCAGCTAGCCTAGCTGCTGGTGGGGTAAGCGGGATTAGCATTATTTTAAACGATATGTACGGATTTACGCCTGCAATCGTCCAATTAGTTATTAACGTACCGCTGTTTTTTGTCGGTTACGCTATTCTTGGAAAAAGTTTTAGCGCCAAAACATTAGTTGGCACGTTTATTTTACCTGTGTTTATTTGGTTAACGTCTTTTAAAACGTTTTCTGTTACAGATCCTTTCCTTGCATCCGTTTACGGTGGCATTCTTTTCGGCGTTGGTCTTGGACTCGTATTTAAAGGGAATGGTTCTACTGGCGGAACAACGATTATTAGTCAAATCATGAGAAAGTACTTTAACGTTTCAAGTGGATTTGCGCAGCTCATCATTGATGGGGTTATTGTTGTAGCAGCTATGATTGTGTTTAATTTAGAACTCGCACTTTATGCAATGGTCGCACTATTCATCGGCAGTAAAGTCATTGATTTTGTCCTATTACGGTCGACCAATTCAAAACTTGTCTTAATCATTACAGAACATGACCAGTTTGTAACCGATATGATCTATAACGAAATTGATCGAGGCGTAACAAAAGTTTGGTCTGAAGGAGGCTATTCAAAAACGAGAAAATCGTTATTGTTTACCGTCGTCGACCAAGCAGAAGCCGTCTATTTAAAAGAATTAATCCAAGCGCAAGATGCGAATTCTTTCGTCGTCTTTCTAAGTGCATCTGAAATTATCGGGAAAGGCTTCTCCTTGCCAAAAAGTTAA
- a CDS encoding glycoside hydrolase family 73 protein produces MSDTREAFLEMIKGEIIKLWESHRILPSVAAAQAAHESDNGRSQIANEANNFFGLKARNSECPKEGSTPVAINDPVWTGEVRCFSTHEYWDGEEAVRANEPFRVFQTWQESVSGYGDFLHEVEFYDDAFGRTDPEAFIRALMDGGYATDPVYVDHIMRIISEYDLTEWDRDVLNDMANKSGATKK; encoded by the coding sequence TTGTCTGACACGAGAGAAGCGTTTTTAGAAATGATCAAAGGTGAGATCATCAAACTGTGGGAAAGTCATAGGATTTTACCATCGGTTGCTGCAGCGCAAGCGGCGCATGAGAGTGATAATGGACGCTCGCAAATTGCAAATGAAGCAAATAACTTCTTTGGATTAAAAGCAAGAAACTCCGAATGCCCAAAAGAAGGTTCCACACCTGTTGCCATCAATGATCCGGTTTGGACTGGTGAGGTTCGCTGTTTTTCTACCCATGAATACTGGGATGGAGAGGAAGCGGTTCGTGCCAATGAACCGTTCCGAGTTTTCCAAACATGGCAAGAATCTGTTAGTGGTTATGGCGATTTCTTACATGAAGTGGAGTTTTATGACGATGCATTTGGTCGTACGGACCCGGAAGCATTTATACGAGCGCTAATGGATGGAGGGTATGCAACAGATCCTGTTTATGTCGACCACATCATGCGAATCATTTCCGAATATGATTTAACAGAGTGGGATCGTGACGTGTTAAATGACATGGCGAATAAAAGTGGTGCAACGAAAAAATAA